Proteins co-encoded in one Anolis carolinensis isolate JA03-04 unplaced genomic scaffold, rAnoCar3.1.pri scaffold_9, whole genome shotgun sequence genomic window:
- the pard6a gene encoding partitioning defective 6 homolog alpha isoform X2 → MARRSRNQPAGPGDVRRGGGGGGGEGEIPPWVCRGGGGGGGAGRPPPSPRLSSPALPARPGLLSMAKPHRTPARASEPVIEVKSKFDAEFRRFAMKRSAVGGFQEFYQLIQRVHQIPCVDVLLGYTDIHGDLLPINNDDNYHKALSSANPLLRIIIQKREADTSVFASNSLQRKKKGLLRPVHQRAKPHLLIGMPQDFRQISSIIDVDILPETHRRVRLHKHGSNKPLGFYIRDGVSVRVAPHGVEKVPGIFISRLVKGGLAESTGLLAVNDEILEVNGIDVAGKSLDQVTDMMVANSHNLIITVKPANQRNNVIRSSKASGSSGVSTDSTPSQQTPSPASQYLSNCSTAEGESDEDGDLVIESDLPASCPNGGLLESLQHSLSLYSSQGSLPSLNSHSGSGSPIRGSRAGSLREDGTVFTL, encoded by the exons ATGGCGCGCCGCTCCCGCAACCAACCTGCGGGGCCGGGTGACGTCAggcgcggcggcggcggcggcggcggcgagggCGAGATCCCTCCTTGGGTCTgcagaggaggcggcggcggcggcggagcgGGGCGCCCGCCTCCCTCGCCTCGCCTCTCCTCGCCCGCTTTGCCCGCCCGCCCGGGTCTCCTCAGCATGGCCAAGCCCCACCGGACGCCGGCGCGCGCCTCCGAGCCCGTCATCGAGGTCAAGAGCAAG TTTGATGCTGAATTCCGTCGTTTTGCCATGAAACGCTCCGCTGTGGGAGGCTTCCAGGAATTCTACCAGTTGATCCAGAGGGTCCACCAAATCCCTTGTGTGGATGTCCTGCTTGGGTACACAGACATCCATGGTGACCTGCTACCCATCAACAATGATGACAATTACCACAAGGCACTGTCATCAGCCAATCCTCTGCTCCGGATCATCATCCAGAAGCGGG AAGCTGACACCAGCGTCTTTGCCTCAAATTCCCTGCAGCGCAAGAAAAAGGGGCTTCTCCGCCCAGTGCACCAGCGGGCCAAGCCCCACTTGTTGATTGGAATGCCCCAGGACTTCCGCCAGATCTCCTCCATCATTGATGTGGACATTCTGCCGGAGACCCATCGGCGCGTGAGGCTACACAAGCACGGGTCAAATAAACCATTGGGCTTCTACATCCGGGATGGGGTCAGCGTGCGAGTGGCCCCCCATGGGGTCGAGAAGGTGCCCGGCATCTTCATCTCCCGCTTGGTCAAAGGGGGTCTAGCAGAAAGCACTGGGCTTCTAGCTGTGAATGATGAGATCCTTGAGGTCAACGGCATTGATGTGGCAGGCAAGTCACTGGACCAGGTCACGGACATGATGGTAGCCAACAGCCATAATCTCATTATCACTGTTAAGCCAGCCAACCAGCGCAACAACGTAATCCGCAGCAGTAAAGCTTCTGGCAGTTCTGGAGTATCCACGGACAGCACCCCCAGCCAGCAGACCCCCAGCCCAGCTTCCCAGTATCTGAGCAACTGCAGCACTGCAGAGGGGGAGAGCGATGAAGATGGCGACCTGGTGATTGAGAGCGATTTGCCTGCCAGTTGCCCCAATGGTGGTCTCCTTGAGAGCCTGCAGCACAGCCTGTCTCTGTATAGCTCTCAGGGATCGTTGCCCTCACTGAACAGTCACAGCGGCAGTGGCAGTCCCATTCGGGGCAGCCGAGCGGGAAGTCTCCGGGAGGATGGCACAGTCTTCACGCTATAG
- the pard6a gene encoding partitioning defective 6 homolog alpha isoform X1 — MARRSRNQPAGPGDVRRGGGGGGGEGEIPPWVCRGGGGGGGAGRPPPSPRLSSPALPARPGLLSMAKPHRTPARASEPVIEVKSKFDAEFRRFAMKRSAVGGFQEFYQLIQRVHQIPCVDVLLGYTDIHGDLLPINNDDNYHKALSSANPLLRIIIQKRAEADTSVFASNSLQRKKKGLLRPVHQRAKPHLLIGMPQDFRQISSIIDVDILPETHRRVRLHKHGSNKPLGFYIRDGVSVRVAPHGVEKVPGIFISRLVKGGLAESTGLLAVNDEILEVNGIDVAGKSLDQVTDMMVANSHNLIITVKPANQRNNVIRSSKASGSSGVSTDSTPSQQTPSPASQYLSNCSTAEGESDEDGDLVIESDLPASCPNGGLLESLQHSLSLYSSQGSLPSLNSHSGSGSPIRGSRAGSLREDGTVFTL; from the exons ATGGCGCGCCGCTCCCGCAACCAACCTGCGGGGCCGGGTGACGTCAggcgcggcggcggcggcggcggcggcgagggCGAGATCCCTCCTTGGGTCTgcagaggaggcggcggcggcggcggagcgGGGCGCCCGCCTCCCTCGCCTCGCCTCTCCTCGCCCGCTTTGCCCGCCCGCCCGGGTCTCCTCAGCATGGCCAAGCCCCACCGGACGCCGGCGCGCGCCTCCGAGCCCGTCATCGAGGTCAAGAGCAAG TTTGATGCTGAATTCCGTCGTTTTGCCATGAAACGCTCCGCTGTGGGAGGCTTCCAGGAATTCTACCAGTTGATCCAGAGGGTCCACCAAATCCCTTGTGTGGATGTCCTGCTTGGGTACACAGACATCCATGGTGACCTGCTACCCATCAACAATGATGACAATTACCACAAGGCACTGTCATCAGCCAATCCTCTGCTCCGGATCATCATCCAGAAGCGGG CAGAAGCTGACACCAGCGTCTTTGCCTCAAATTCCCTGCAGCGCAAGAAAAAGGGGCTTCTCCGCCCAGTGCACCAGCGGGCCAAGCCCCACTTGTTGATTGGAATGCCCCAGGACTTCCGCCAGATCTCCTCCATCATTGATGTGGACATTCTGCCGGAGACCCATCGGCGCGTGAGGCTACACAAGCACGGGTCAAATAAACCATTGGGCTTCTACATCCGGGATGGGGTCAGCGTGCGAGTGGCCCCCCATGGGGTCGAGAAGGTGCCCGGCATCTTCATCTCCCGCTTGGTCAAAGGGGGTCTAGCAGAAAGCACTGGGCTTCTAGCTGTGAATGATGAGATCCTTGAGGTCAACGGCATTGATGTGGCAGGCAAGTCACTGGACCAGGTCACGGACATGATGGTAGCCAACAGCCATAATCTCATTATCACTGTTAAGCCAGCCAACCAGCGCAACAACGTAATCCGCAGCAGTAAAGCTTCTGGCAGTTCTGGAGTATCCACGGACAGCACCCCCAGCCAGCAGACCCCCAGCCCAGCTTCCCAGTATCTGAGCAACTGCAGCACTGCAGAGGGGGAGAGCGATGAAGATGGCGACCTGGTGATTGAGAGCGATTTGCCTGCCAGTTGCCCCAATGGTGGTCTCCTTGAGAGCCTGCAGCACAGCCTGTCTCTGTATAGCTCTCAGGGATCGTTGCCCTCACTGAACAGTCACAGCGGCAGTGGCAGTCCCATTCGGGGCAGCCGAGCGGGAAGTCTCCGGGAGGATGGCACAGTCTTCACGCTATAG